The nucleotide window GCGGTCACGTCGTACCCCAGTTCGTCGTAGTCGAGTTTCGGGGTGTATCGGCGGACGACGCCGCGGTCTTCGAGTTCCGAGAGGTGATTCGAGACCGTCGTCACCGACACGTCGAGGTCTTCGGCCAGGCTTCGGAGGGAGGCCCGCCCGTCACCGAGCAGGGCGTTGATCAGTTTTTCGTCCAGATGTTCGTACGTCATTGCGGATCGGTTTGGGTCCCTCAAATTAGTGCTTTACGAATATCCAATTCCGACCCCGATCGGTACAATTGCGTATAGCGGCAAGGTTTTTGTACCCCAGTTCCACGCTTTGGCTGTCGAAGAATATGACAAACTCAAACGCTACAGACGGCGGCCTGTCGGCGGAGGCACAGGACGTGCTGGACGAAATCGACGCGAAGAACGTCGATTTCCTCCGACTCCAGTTCACTGACATTCTCGGGACAGTCAAGAACGTCTCCATCACGGCCGATCAGGCCGAGAAGGCCTTCACCGAGGGCATCTATTTCGACGGGTCCTCGATCGACGGGTTCGTGCGCATCCAGGAATCGGACATGCGCCTCGATCCGGACCCCTCGACGTTCGCAGTCCTCCCCTGGCGGAACAGCGACGAGAGCGCCGCCGCTCGCCTCATCTGTGACGTGATCAACACCTCGACCGGCGAACCGTTCGAGGGCGACCCGCGCGGCATTCTGAAAGACGCCATCGACCGCGCCAACGATCTGGGCTACGAGGTCAACGTCGCGCCCGAACCCGAGTTCTTCCTGTTCGAGGAAGACGAGGACGGCCGCGCGACGACGACGACCAACGACGTCGGCGGGTACTTCGATCTCGCGCCGAAAGACCTCGCGAGCGACGTGCGTCGTGACATCATCTTTGGCCTCGAAGACATGGGCTTCGACATCGAGGCCTCCCACCACGAGGTCGCAGAGGGCCAACACGAGATCAACTTCACGTACGACGACGCGCTGTCGACGGCCGACAACGTCGCGACCTTCCGGTCGGTCGTCCGTGCGATCGCGGCCGAACACGACCTGCACGCGACGTTCATGCCCAAGCCCATCCCGAAGATCAACGGGTCGGGCATGCACACCCACATCTCGCTGTTCACCGAGGGCGGCGAGAACGCGTTCCACGACGGCGACGACGAGTTCGACCTCTCGGAGACGGCCAAGCAGTTCCTCGCGGGCGTTCTGGAGCACGCCCCGGCGATCACGGCCATCACGAACCCGACCGTCAACAGCTACAAGCGCCTGGTCCCCGGCTACGAGGCGCCCGTCTACGTCGCCTGGTCGGACCGCAACCGCTCGGCGCTGATCCGCAAGCCCGCCGCGCGCGTGCCCGCCGCGAGTCGGATCGAAGCGCGGTTCCCCGACCCGTCGTGTAACCCGTATCTCGCCTTCGCGGCCCTCTTGCACGCCGGTCTGGAGGGCGTCGAGAAGGGCCTCGACAGCCCCGATCCCGTCCGGGAGAACATCTACGAGTTCGACGAACAGAAGCGCGAGGAGTACGGCATCGACACGCTCCCCGAGAACCTCGGCCAGGCACTCGACGCGCTGGAAGACGACGACGTCGTCCTCGACGCGCTGGGTCCCCACACCGGCGAGAAGTTCCTCGAAGCGAAACGCCAGGAACACAAAGAGTACCTGGTCGACGTCTCCCAGTGGGAACTCGACCGCTACCTCGAAACGTTCTAACCCGCTTCGAGAGCGTCTTCGACGGCTTCGACCCGCCCCCCACCGGCCGCACGGTGGCCGCCGTCCTGATCGTCGCGGCCCTTTTCGAGCGTCGATCTGGTTTCTCGCGCCGTCCAGCCCCAGGGTCGATCAGTAGACGCTCAACTTCCGGTAGTGGTCGTCGTAGCGATCGTTCTCGGGGTGGGTGTCCTCGCGGCCCCCCAGGAGAATGCGATCGGCCTTTTTCACGCTGTTCTCCCAGCCCAGATGGGCGAACTCCAGCCGTCGACGGCCCCAGGCTCGCGCGCCCGTCCGGTGGCCGATCGACGACGGGCCCTCCTCGATCGCGGCGCGCAACTCCGCTGCGGAGTCGATCGATCGCTCGAATTCGACCCAGGCGGCCCCGATCGTCCCGGGAAGGTGGGCGTACGAACTCGCGACCGTCGGCAGGTCCACGTCGGCGGCGATCGCCCGGGCCCGGCGGCGATCCCAGGGCCAGAGCTTCGGATTCCGCACCTCGACGGCGTCGATGACGTCGTCGTAGGCGGCGATTTCGGCCCCCGAGAGGCTAACCGTCAGGAACTCGGGATGGGGGGCGATCACGGTCGCATTGCGATCCCGGAGTTCGGTCATCGTCGAATGGAGCGGGAGGAAATCGGGCAACGGCTCCTCGGGGTCGACGGCGAGGACGTGCGTCCGATTCGACCAGTGGCCCGTGAAGTACTCGCGGCCGGGCACGACGAGTAGTTCGTCGGTCGAAAACCGGGCGGCCCGCTCGCGGGCGTCGTCGATGTGCGTGAAATGCGGGGCATAGACCAGCACGTCGAGGCCGGCGTCGATCGCGTGGGAGACGACCTGTTCGTCGAGCACCTTCACGTGAGGGTCGACGCGCGTGCGGTCGCCGGTCATCGTCTGAACCAGTGTGAGCGCGATGGAAGGCGTTTCGATTAGCGAGTCCGTTCGATGGCGCTGCGGGCGGCCCCGAGCCACGCGGTCGTCGTCAGGCCCCACCCGACGATCAACATGAGCGCGTACAGGCCGAGGGTCGACAGCCAGACGACGATCATCGCGAGGATCGTCCAGCCGTTGTACAGATGTGGCGTCTGAAACGCGGCGAGCGTCAGGATCATGCCGTAGAGCAGCACCAGATACGGCCCCCAGTTGCGGGCGTACCCGCGGCGCTGGCGCCAGCGGACGTATCGCTCCAGGCGCCCCTCCAGATCCTCTCGGTCGACGCTCTTGCGGTCGACCCGATCTTCGAGGTCCCGGAGCTGTTCGCGCAGGCGGTGAATCTCCTCGCGCTGATCGCGGATCACCGACTGCCGATCGACGGGCTCGTCGGCTCGGTCGGACCCTGGAGGCGTGTCCGGCTGTTCCGAGTGGTCGTTCGGCCCGTCGTCGGGCGATCCCGTTCCGGTCGATCCGTCGGCGTCTGACTCCTCGCCGGGGCGGTCTCCGGCCGGTTCGTCGTCGGGCCCGTCGCCGTCCGAGGTGGGGTCGCGGTCGCCGTTCTCCGGCGGTGGGTCGTCCTCGGGGTCCCCGCCGTCGGTTCTGATCGGCCACGGGGGCGATCGACCGATGGCGGACGGCCCACTGTGGGACTGACGACCTCCGTTCACGGGCGATCGAACGACGGGGTCCGTGTTGTAACTGCCGATTACGACCGACCGACCGCTCCATGCCCCTTCCCCCATTTTCACGATAGATATTTCTATCGGGTGGGAACGCTGCTCGATCCCCATCGCTGTCAGGCGGTTACAACGGTTCTAGCTCGGATAATAGCGGCGCTGGCGTTTCAGGCCGTGATAGGCGGGGCCAACACGTTATCGCTATCGGTAATTCAAATCCTGAAAGAGCCCGACAAACGCTTTCGGGTCATTCCCGTAGAACACGATGGTACGAATGCACTCCCTCCTCGACGCTGGAGCCGACGACAGCGCTTCCCGCCGTGAGTCGGCGCGTCGAGCACTTTCGCCCGTCATGGGGACGGTGATGATCTTCGCGTTCGTGCTGGTGGCCGTGATGGTGGTGGCGGGGCTGGGGACCAACGCTATGGAGCTGTCCCGTGATGAGGCCGAGACCCAGCAGGTCAGGCTGTCGTTGCAGGAACTGGCCGACAGGAGTGCGTCGGTCGCGGGTGACCCCGGCCGAAGCGCGCAGGTCGCACTGTCGGCGGAGGGCCGTACCGTCGACCCGGAGGCCGGCACCGTTCGGGTGGACGTCAGATCGTCGAGCGGGAACTCCCAGACCGAGCGGACACTCGGGGCGGTGCGGTACGATCGCGACGGTGCAATCGTCGCCTACCAGGGTGGCGGCGTCTGGCAGTCCGAGACCGGGAGCGACAGCGTGAGCGTCGTCTCGGCCCCGCCGGTCGAGTACCGCAATCGGACCGCGCCCACGCTGACGATACCGATCCTCCGGATCGCGGGTGACTCGGGCGTCGGTGACTCGCTGACCGTCGCGTCGTCGGGGTCGGCCACGTCGCTGATCCCGGCGTCGATGGTGCCGCTCCCCCCGGATTCGTCGGTGAACATCACCGTCGAGAGCGAGTTCTATCGCGGCTGGGGGCAGGTGTTCGAAGACCAGCTGCCCAGCGCCTCTGTCTCGTACGATCACACCGCAAACGCAGTGACGATCCGGCTGCTCGGGCCCGAGAGCGCCCCCGCGGCGACGAACGCCGCCCGTGTCGACGGGGCCGTGGTCTCGACCACCGGTGGCCACTTCTCGAACAACGCGACGGTGAACAGCTACAACCCCGCCGGGGTGAGTGGCGGTCCGCTCGGGACGGTCCGGGTCTCAGACGCGATGAACTCCACGCAGTGGACGAGGATCAACGGGCCGCTGCACGTGGACAACGACCTCCGGAGCGACCTGCACTTCTCCGTCGCGGGCGAGACCCGGGTCGCGGGCGATGCGAACTTCACGAACAACAACAGCTACCGCGGCCCGGTTTCAGTCGGTGGAAACCTCGGGAGTGACGCTTCTGACGGCGCAGAGCACATTTCCCTGCACTCGGATTTGCGCGTCGGCGGGTTCGCGGGCTACGAACCGGACGGGCTTCGCCACCTCCAGGTCGACGGCGATTTCGATGTCGGGACCGACGCCGATCTGGGCAGCGAGACGATCGTCGGTGGCACGCTCACGGCGGGCGATTCGGTCCGACTCCAGCACGACAGCACGACCGTCCACGGCGACATCGTCGCCGGTGAGACGGTCAGGGTGGTGAAAGGGCACGTCGAGGGCGACATCGTCGCCGGCGGTGACGTGATCGTCTTCCACAGCGCGACGGTCGAGGGGACGATCGAGGCCGACGGCGACGTGATCGTCCGCCACCGTGATGGGTACACCGCGTCGGCGGTCACGCCCGAGCGCGTCGTGGCCGGCGGCGACATTCGCGTCGAAGACGGCACCTCCCTGCGCCCCGCGGACAACACGCCCGGCGTGAACGAGCGGATGGCGATCGCCGGCGACGACGTGATCGTCGAGGAGGACGGCCTCCTGCAGGCCGCGACGTACGCGAGCAACGGCGACGGCGGCGACGCGGTCGTCCTGCAGGGAAACACCTCGAAACTCGACGGCCACGTCGTCGTGCCGTCGGCGGATCGGGTCGTCGTCGAGAACACTGCCGCCGAGTACACGTGCTCGGACCGCGGCGGCCCGAGCGATCCGACGGATCAGCCGACGGGCGATTCCGGCCGGATCACCGGCTGTGTCGAGGAACAGTCCCCGCCGAGTGAACAGCCGACGATCCCCGAGCCGTCGGCCCCCGCGACGCCGCTCGCCCCGATCATGAACGACGACCGGCCTGCCGCCGCCGACATCGTCGAAGACCACCGTCATCTGCAGGACGATCCCGACAGCTCGCCGCTGATCTCCGACGGCGGGAAGATGCCTGCCTGGGGGACCTGTGACCCCTCGTGTACGCTCGGGGCCGGTAACTACTCGATGAGTCAGATCAGCGTCGGGCCCGACACCGAACTGACATTCGACACCTCCGAGGGCGACATCAACGTCTTCCTGACCGGGTCGTTCGACGTGCTGGACTGGGGTGGATCGATGGCAGATGCCGGTGAGGTCCACGTCGCCGGCGACGGCCGCGTCTCGATCTACCAGACCGGCCGTCCGGCGACCATCCAGATGGGCGGGACGCTCACCACCGAGACCGGCAGTGCCGACCAGTTCTGGCTCTACCAGAAACCCGATCCGTCCGCGTTGGGCCCAGGGTTCACCGTCGGGTCGGGGTCCTCCGAGCAGTACCCTTCGACGTTCACGGGCGTGTTCTACGGCTACGACTCCGACGGGCCGGGTGTCTCCTACCGGGTCGACTCTCACTCCGAGGTCAACGGCGCGCTGGTCGGATCGGTCGACGGCGTCACGAACCACGCGGTGATCTCGTACGACGAGTCGCTGACGAGAGACCCACCCGCCGACGATGAGGACGACGACTCTGGCCCCGGTCTGGCACACGTCGTCTACGTTCAGACCGAAGATCGGTCCGTGACGGTCGGGGCCGGATGAGACGGACGGATCCAGTGGGTCCGGGCGATCGACCACGCGGGGACAGTCGGTTGACTGGCCCCTTTCGCAGCGTTATTAGAACCAAAATCTAGAATACATCGCGGTATACCGTCCATACCCCCTCCTCGATCAGACACGAAGATGGCTTAATTCAACTATATTGCCGATCTAGCGGCGTTTCTCCCCGGTTCAATCGGTGATAACTATATTATTTCGTTATTGATCGTGGGAATACCGGCGGCGAACTTATTCGCTCTGGCCCCCTAGATTTGATCACGCGTGGGGACATGAATAACCATTATAAATTCGCGAGCGGGGACCGCGCCGTTTCGCCAGTTCTCGGCACGGTGTTCGTCTTCGCGTTCGTCGTTCTCGTCGCGGGTGGGATCGTGCTGGCGGGGGCGAGTGCGGTGGACCTCTCGAAAGAGCAGGCCGAGACCAAGCAGGTCCGCCTCTCGATGCAGGAACTCGCGGATTCGGCTTCCTCGGTGGCGGGTGAAGACGGCCGGAGCAGACAGATCGACCTCTCGCGCGCGGGGAGTCGCATCGACGCCACGGACGGGGCGATCCGGATCGCGATCGACAACGGGACCGAAACCTGGTCGGCCGAGCGCACGCTCGGATCGGTCGGCTACGAGCGTTCCGAGACGACGATCGCCTACCAGGGCGGTGGCGTCTGGGAGAAAGCGCCAGACAGCGATAGCGTGAGTGTGGTCTCGCCGCCGCCGATCGACTACCGGACGCGTGGCGAACCGACGCTCTCGGTCCCGGTAATCCGTGTCGTCGGCGGGTCACAGGCCGGCGACTCGCTGACGGTCGAATCCGCGGGGTCGGCGGCCGCGCTGATTCCGTCCTCGAAAGTGCCCCTCGAACCCGGCTCGACGGTGAATTTGACCGTCGAAAGTGCATACTACCGCGGCTGGGGGCAGGTCTTCGAACGCCAACTCGGCAGCGCGCCGGTCAGCTACAACGCGACCGCGAAGACGGTCACGGTCTCGCTCGTCCGCGGTGACGACGTGGCCGATTCCACGATCCGGAGTAGCGTGTACTCCCAGAACGTCACCTCGCTCGGCGGCGTCTCGAATCACGGGGCGGTCGGGAGTTACGACTCTACGGGCGCCACCGGTTCGAACGGCGCAGCCCGCTTCGAGGACGACATCAGCCTGACGAACAACGCACGGATCGGCGGTGAACTCCACATCGACGGCAATCTGACCACCGACAAGGAGTTCTCGGTGACCGGGCCGGCCCGCGTCGGCGGGACCGCACACGTGCAAAACGAGAACACCTTCGAGGACTCGCTGTCGGTCGGTGAGGATCTGATCGTCAGCGGCGGTGGCGCGAACGATCCCCGTGAGTTCCAGGGCCCCGTTCGCGTCGGTGGGACGTTCACCGGCCTGAGCGGTCGGCCGATCACGGACACGCACGCCCACGACGACGTTTCGGTCGCCGCCGGGATGGAGGTCGGCAGTAGCGCCCGGATCGGGGGCACGCTCACCGCCGACGGGACGGTCAGGCTGCTGGCCACCCCGACCTTTGCGGGCGAGACGGTCGGCGGCGACGTGATCGGCGGCAGTGAGGTGTACGTCGACGGCGGGTCGGTCGGCGGGAGCGTCTTCACCGACGGCGACGCCCACGTCGTCGACGGCACCGTCAAGGGAAGCGTCGAGGCGGGCGGTACCGTCCACCTCCACAAGTCCGGGACGGTCGACGGCCCGATCCGGGCCGCTGGCGACGTGATCGTCTACGGTGGCCAGCACAGCACGCTCGACCGGATCGAGGCCGGCGGTGACGTCGTCCTCCACCCGGGCGCGAGCGTGACGCCCAAGGGTGACGAAGTCGGTGTCGAGCGCATCGTCGTGGCCGACAAGGACGTCGTGTTGAAAGAGTCGAGCTCGTACTACGGGACGCGATCCGCGTCGCTGCAAGCCGACGTCTACGCTGCCAACGCCGACGGCTCCTACGCCGTCCACCTCGAAGGGTCGAAGACCCAGATCAAGGGTGACGTCTACGTCCACGACGCCACCAACGTGAAGGTCGGCTACAGCTACGACGACTACCGGTGTACGTCGACGGAGACCACCGACAAGCGGATCACCGGCTGTATTGCCGAGGAAGAGCCCCTGGGCGAGCAGGTCAGCCCCCCGCCGAGTCTGCCCGCCGAGGCGCCCGCCGCGCCCCAGTCACCGACGATCTACTCCGAGAAGCGCTCGGTGAACGACATCGTCGCGGCCCACGAACACCTCCAGACCAACCCCGACACCTCCCCGATCATCCAGGACGGCGAGATCGCGAGCACGAACGGCTGTTCGGGGACCTGTACGCTCACTGCGGGCCAGTACGCCCTGGACCGGATCGACATCGCTGAGGGTGACGAACTCGTGATGGACACGTCCGGGGGCCCGATCGAGATCTACGTCACCGAGGAGATCCAGGTCGGGGCCGGCGACCCCGGTCGCATCCACGTCGCGGGGAACGATCGCGTCACGATCTACCACGAGGGCCACGAGACCCGCCTCCAGGCCAACTCGCGCGTGACGACCGAGTCCGGGAGCGCCCGACAGCTCTGGATCTACCAGACGCCCGATCCCATCGACAACGATCCCGACTTCATGGTCGGCAGTGAGGGCACGAACGCACCCAGTTTCACGGGGGTGTTCTACGGCTACAACCCCGACGGGCCCGACACGCGCTTCCGTCTCGACGACGATGGGACGGTCTACGGCGCGGTGCTCGGAGAGATGGCCGGTATCGTCGAACACGGCGCCGTGTACTACGACGAGACGCTCGCGAGTGCGACCGTCGAGGACGACAGCGACTCCACCAGCGCGGAGGTCGTCTACCTCCAGAGCGAGGACCGGTCGGTCACCGTCGGCTGACGCTCGCGACGAGAGTTTCGACCCCACCGCTGGCGAGAATTCAGGGGTCGACTACAGCAACACGGCGCCGTAGATGATTCCCGACCCGATCATCAAGGCCACGAAAAACAGCGCGATGATCTGTTGACGGTCCATACCGATTCTTCGGGGTCCATTCGGAAGACTGTACCGCCTCGGAGTGCGCCCGTCCCCCGTCCTGCGTTTCGACTGCAGACAGCCACGCAGAACGGCGCCAACCGTAGATTCATCGTTCGTTTTCAGAAAACAATCGGGGTGTGTCGCGCCCTTCGTTTCACCTGGACACCCACTATCTTTATGCACGCGCGGGCGTTAGTTGTCCATAATTAGTTCCTACCATGTACACCCTATTCCGTGATACAATCGGTGGTGATCGCCGCGGGGTCTCTCACGTCCTGGGAGTCGTGCTCCTCGTCGGTATCGTGATGGCCGCAGTGGGGATGATCGCGATGGTGGGGGCGAGTACGATCAACAGCTCCCAGGATCAAGTCGAGTACGAGCGGGCGAAACTCGCGATGGGCGAACTCGCCGACTCGGCCAAAGCCACCGGTGGCGGCGTCAACGGCAGCGTGGACTTCGGGCCACAGGCCGCGAGCAAACTCTCTATCGACGAGTCCGCGGGCACGTTCAACGTCACGAACGTCTACGAGAACGGGTCGGTCAACGAGGCGACGACGAACGGCAAGACCACCCGGACGCTCGGGAAGGTCGTCTACCAGCAGGGGAATCGCGAGGTCGCGATGCAGGGTGGCGGCGTCTTCGTGAAGAGTAGCGATTCGGACGCGTCGGTGTTCGATCAGCGCCCGGCGGTGTCCTACCGATCGAACGTGGGCCAGTACCCCACGCTGTCGATGTCCGTGATTCAGGTCCGGGGTGAGACCCGCAGTGGGAACGTCCGGCTCTCGGGCGGGACCAACATGAGCAACATGCTCGAAGACGCCGAACTGCCCGGTGGGTCGACGCTCAAGATCAACGTCACCAGCGAGTACTACCAGGCGTGGGGCGCGGTGTTCAACGAATCGGCGGGGATTCCCGAGGACCACATCACCTACCACGACGCTGCAAAGACCGTCGAGATCGACCTGACGATTCAGCGGCCCCAGTACACGCCTGTGAGTGGGGCGATCGTTTCCCCGACGGGCGGACTGAATGGCAATTTTGATGGGGATAATATTGTTGGTGCGTATCCCGACGACATGGATGGCAACCCGACGGTTGTGATTGGGCCAGACCCGACCAAAGGCCACGGTTACATATCCTCTGGAGTGATAAAGGGGAACCTTCGGGTCAATGGATCCCTCCAAATTGGTAATCCCTTTGAGGTCAAAAATGAAACTTACGTCGATGGTTATTTGAGCGATGGGGGTGGCGCAACGTTCAATGAGACGGTATACGTATCTGGAAATATATCTGAAATTCAATCAGATTCCACCATGTTCGAGCAGGACTTAGTAGTCGGTGGAGATTTATCGATGGGTGATGACATTACCGAATCGGAGCTGAAAGGAGATCTATATGTACATGGTGATACGAATGGGAATCTTGGTCCTAATGTAACGAATTTAGGAGATGCTAAGGGGGTCAAAACTCCACCTACCGACCCGGAAGATGCGAATTCTGGTCGCCATTTCGTAGAAAAATACTCTCACATCAAAGACCCGGCGAACAACAACAATTCTGACAATTGTCTGGACGCAAGTGGCGAATGGGTTGCTTCTTCAAGTTGCACCTTGGATGCTGGGGACTACTATATGCATGAATCTAATATGATCGATGACGACATTTTGCTCAACACGAGCAATGGCAGCATAAATATCTACATAGAAAATAAAGATTCAAAGACCATTAAGTTCAAAAATAATATCAAACATATAGATGGTGACTCCCCGGTGCACATTTATTACGATGCCTCAACTGCTACCGGAAATAAAGGGATCAATTTCATGAAGCCGACCCACCACCCCGAATCGTTCGTAGGGACTATATCACGAGATGCCCGGTTATTCAAGTTGTATGTTAATGGTTCTGGCGAGTCCAACGCTGATATTCGGTTCAACAATCACAATAACTTCACTGGCCTACTCTATGGCCTTGGTGGGGGTGATGCCAATCCAGCCAATGTCGAAATCGGGGATGATACCGTGATCAACGGAGCAGTATTGGGTAAAGTGACTAAGTATGATTCTGATACTGAACTCCACTACGACCGCCGCCTCGGTGATCTCGGGTTCGGCACACGAGACGCGAGTAGCGGGTCGATCCCGAAGGGCGAAGTGCGGTACGTGTACATCTCCGACGTGCAAGCGTCGGCCTGAGCACTGGGGGCTGTCGAAGCACCACACTCCAGCGCAGATCACGAACCATCGACCCGCTCTGCTGGACGCTCTCGCTTTCGGTCGGGCCAGGAACCGCACCCGAACCGGATCTCCCTTCTGTCGCGAACTGAACTCACGATCCATCGCTTCGGATCGCCTCGGTGACATGGGGCCAGCAGCGGCCCAACAGATTGTGTGCCGGCCCCACCTCGATTCGTCTGGCGACCGACGCTCGTTCGCTGGGTGACGATCACCGCGTCGAACAGCCGACCCTCCACTCGCTGACGATGGCCGACTCCGCGGCGGTCTCCACACCTGGTCATCGTCACCAAAATCGACCCCGGTCGGTGGGCGACACCGAGTGACGAGGCCAGACTCGGTACGAGTGGCTACTGGCCTGGTGGCGTGAATGGCTCTCGATCGGCGGTCATCACGACGTGGCGAAGGAGGTCATCTGAGTACGCGCAACGACGACCGATCACACCGACAGCGAGATGTCGAGCACCACTTCACGGACGATAGCATTCGATGTGCTGATCGTACAATCGACGGTCTCGCCACTCACCGAACAGGAGGCGTCTTCATTGAGCATGCGCCGCCACGCCTCAGCCCGCGCCTCACTCACGGTGTCGATCTCTACCGTGACGCTGCTGGCCGACCCGTTGTGCAGGACCTGGCTGTTCGTCCGGTACAGTTCCACGATGGCCGAGGAGCCACTCACCGAACTCGACCCCGAGGCCGTGGTTTGGACGATCGGGAGGATTACCGGCCCGTCGAGT belongs to Halococcoides cellulosivorans and includes:
- the glnA gene encoding type I glutamate--ammonia ligase, whose product is MTNSNATDGGLSAEAQDVLDEIDAKNVDFLRLQFTDILGTVKNVSITADQAEKAFTEGIYFDGSSIDGFVRIQESDMRLDPDPSTFAVLPWRNSDESAAARLICDVINTSTGEPFEGDPRGILKDAIDRANDLGYEVNVAPEPEFFLFEEDEDGRATTTTNDVGGYFDLAPKDLASDVRRDIIFGLEDMGFDIEASHHEVAEGQHEINFTYDDALSTADNVATFRSVVRAIAAEHDLHATFMPKPIPKINGSGMHTHISLFTEGGENAFHDGDDEFDLSETAKQFLAGVLEHAPAITAITNPTVNSYKRLVPGYEAPVYVAWSDRNRSALIRKPAARVPAASRIEARFPDPSCNPYLAFAALLHAGLEGVEKGLDSPDPVRENIYEFDEQKREEYGIDTLPENLGQALDALEDDDVVLDALGPHTGEKFLEAKRQEHKEYLVDVSQWELDRYLETF
- a CDS encoding PHP-associated domain-containing protein, translating into MTGDRTRVDPHVKVLDEQVVSHAIDAGLDVLVYAPHFTHIDDARERAARFSTDELLVVPGREYFTGHWSNRTHVLAVDPEEPLPDFLPLHSTMTELRDRNATVIAPHPEFLTVSLSGAEIAAYDDVIDAVEVRNPKLWPWDRRRARAIAADVDLPTVASSYAHLPGTIGAAWVEFERSIDSAAELRAAIEEGPSSIGHRTGARAWGRRRLEFAHLGWENSVKKADRILLGGREDTHPENDRYDDHYRKLSVY
- a CDS encoding DUF7289 family protein; translation: MHSLLDAGADDSASRRESARRALSPVMGTVMIFAFVLVAVMVVAGLGTNAMELSRDEAETQQVRLSLQELADRSASVAGDPGRSAQVALSAEGRTVDPEAGTVRVDVRSSSGNSQTERTLGAVRYDRDGAIVAYQGGGVWQSETGSDSVSVVSAPPVEYRNRTAPTLTIPILRIAGDSGVGDSLTVASSGSATSLIPASMVPLPPDSSVNITVESEFYRGWGQVFEDQLPSASVSYDHTANAVTIRLLGPESAPAATNAARVDGAVVSTTGGHFSNNATVNSYNPAGVSGGPLGTVRVSDAMNSTQWTRINGPLHVDNDLRSDLHFSVAGETRVAGDANFTNNNSYRGPVSVGGNLGSDASDGAEHISLHSDLRVGGFAGYEPDGLRHLQVDGDFDVGTDADLGSETIVGGTLTAGDSVRLQHDSTTVHGDIVAGETVRVVKGHVEGDIVAGGDVIVFHSATVEGTIEADGDVIVRHRDGYTASAVTPERVVAGGDIRVEDGTSLRPADNTPGVNERMAIAGDDVIVEEDGLLQAATYASNGDGGDAVVLQGNTSKLDGHVVVPSADRVVVENTAAEYTCSDRGGPSDPTDQPTGDSGRITGCVEEQSPPSEQPTIPEPSAPATPLAPIMNDDRPAAADIVEDHRHLQDDPDSSPLISDGGKMPAWGTCDPSCTLGAGNYSMSQISVGPDTELTFDTSEGDINVFLTGSFDVLDWGGSMADAGEVHVAGDGRVSIYQTGRPATIQMGGTLTTETGSADQFWLYQKPDPSALGPGFTVGSGSSEQYPSTFTGVFYGYDSDGPGVSYRVDSHSEVNGALVGSVDGVTNHAVISYDESLTRDPPADDEDDDSGPGLAHVVYVQTEDRSVTVGAG
- a CDS encoding bactofilin family protein — its product is MNNHYKFASGDRAVSPVLGTVFVFAFVVLVAGGIVLAGASAVDLSKEQAETKQVRLSMQELADSASSVAGEDGRSRQIDLSRAGSRIDATDGAIRIAIDNGTETWSAERTLGSVGYERSETTIAYQGGGVWEKAPDSDSVSVVSPPPIDYRTRGEPTLSVPVIRVVGGSQAGDSLTVESAGSAAALIPSSKVPLEPGSTVNLTVESAYYRGWGQVFERQLGSAPVSYNATAKTVTVSLVRGDDVADSTIRSSVYSQNVTSLGGVSNHGAVGSYDSTGATGSNGAARFEDDISLTNNARIGGELHIDGNLTTDKEFSVTGPARVGGTAHVQNENTFEDSLSVGEDLIVSGGGANDPREFQGPVRVGGTFTGLSGRPITDTHAHDDVSVAAGMEVGSSARIGGTLTADGTVRLLATPTFAGETVGGDVIGGSEVYVDGGSVGGSVFTDGDAHVVDGTVKGSVEAGGTVHLHKSGTVDGPIRAAGDVIVYGGQHSTLDRIEAGGDVVLHPGASVTPKGDEVGVERIVVADKDVVLKESSSYYGTRSASLQADVYAANADGSYAVHLEGSKTQIKGDVYVHDATNVKVGYSYDDYRCTSTETTDKRITGCIAEEEPLGEQVSPPPSLPAEAPAAPQSPTIYSEKRSVNDIVAAHEHLQTNPDTSPIIQDGEIASTNGCSGTCTLTAGQYALDRIDIAEGDELVMDTSGGPIEIYVTEEIQVGAGDPGRIHVAGNDRVTIYHEGHETRLQANSRVTTESGSARQLWIYQTPDPIDNDPDFMVGSEGTNAPSFTGVFYGYNPDGPDTRFRLDDDGTVYGAVLGEMAGIVEHGAVYYDETLASATVEDDSDSTSAEVVYLQSEDRSVTVG
- a CDS encoding DUF7289 family protein, whose product is MYTLFRDTIGGDRRGVSHVLGVVLLVGIVMAAVGMIAMVGASTINSSQDQVEYERAKLAMGELADSAKATGGGVNGSVDFGPQAASKLSIDESAGTFNVTNVYENGSVNEATTNGKTTRTLGKVVYQQGNREVAMQGGGVFVKSSDSDASVFDQRPAVSYRSNVGQYPTLSMSVIQVRGETRSGNVRLSGGTNMSNMLEDAELPGGSTLKINVTSEYYQAWGAVFNESAGIPEDHITYHDAAKTVEIDLTIQRPQYTPVSGAIVSPTGGLNGNFDGDNIVGAYPDDMDGNPTVVIGPDPTKGHGYISSGVIKGNLRVNGSLQIGNPFEVKNETYVDGYLSDGGGATFNETVYVSGNISEIQSDSTMFEQDLVVGGDLSMGDDITESELKGDLYVHGDTNGNLGPNVTNLGDAKGVKTPPTDPEDANSGRHFVEKYSHIKDPANNNNSDNCLDASGEWVASSSCTLDAGDYYMHESNMIDDDILLNTSNGSINIYIENKDSKTIKFKNNIKHIDGDSPVHIYYDASTATGNKGINFMKPTHHPESFVGTISRDARLFKLYVNGSGESNADIRFNNHNNFTGLLYGLGGGDANPANVEIGDDTVINGAVLGKVTKYDSDTELHYDRRLGDLGFGTRDASSGSIPKGEVRYVYISDVQASA